A single genomic interval of Kogia breviceps isolate mKogBre1 chromosome 6, mKogBre1 haplotype 1, whole genome shotgun sequence harbors:
- the C6H4orf46 gene encoding renal cancer differentiation gene 1 protein, which produces MADPEELRLSPQPPFFSASSSDSSSASSPGTPGDWGRPVLNRNSGWPVDPLEEVELQIGDAAFSLTKLLEAASAVSAQVEELAFKCTENARFLKTWQDLLKEGYDSLTPDS; this is translated from the exons ATGGCGGACCCGGAGGAGCTGCGGCTTTCCCCGCAGCCGCCGTTCTTCTCTGCCTCGTCTTCAGACTCGTCTTCAGCATCTTCCCCCGGCACCCCGGGGGATTGGGGCCGGCCGGTTCTGAACAGGAACAGCGGCTGGCCGGTGGACCCGCTGGAGGAGGTGGAGCTGCAGATCGGAGAC gcaGCATTTTCATTAACCAAACTTCTTGAAGCTGCATCTGCAGTATCAGCTCAAGTGGAAGAGCTTGCCTTCAAATGTACAGAAAATGCACGTTTCCTTAAAACATGGCAGGACCTCTTGAAAGAAGGCTATGATTCCTTGACACCTGACAGCTGA